Genomic segment of Peribacillus frigoritolerans:
AATTTTCGGAAGGGATTTGACCGCATGAAACGTTTAATCGCTTTTTTGATTCTTTTTATACCCGGTGCCTTTGCTGCCTATGGCATAAAAATAATGAGGGACATGGTGTTCGGTATCCTGCAGCCTCCCTATCCAATCCTTTGGCTGCAATTTTTAATAGGCCTTCTCATCACGATTGGCGGAATAGCCTTTATCGCAGGCTTCGTCCTTCATCGAGATCGAAAGCAAAATAAAGTCCAAAGCAGGTTCAATAAATTTTAAACGCAAAAAAAGGTGCCATGTTTCGTATGGCACCTTCTTTTTGCGTGTACAAATTTGGACGTTGATTTCCATTTCAGGCACTCGCTTTCCGCGGGCGGTCCGGGAGCCTCCTCGGCGCACTTGCGCCTGTGGGGTCTCCCTTGGACTCGCTATTCCCGCAGGAGTCTCGCACCTTACGTTCCAATCAACTATGTTTTTAGTTAGAACTCCTTTTGCCTACAGTCTTTTTTGTTTTAAAATAGATCTATTAAAACTTGAGGTAACCGAACCCCTTTTGTCTACAAACTGAAGGTGCCATGTATCATATGGCACCTTCTTTGTTTATCTTGATTTCAATCCTTCCCTGACCCGTACGGCTGCCTCGGGAAAATCGGTTATGATGCCACTGCATCCCAAATTGAATAATCGCTTCATCTCGGCTTCTTTATTAATGGTATATGGCCGTACAGGAACACCCATACTCACCGATGTTTGAATGAGTGCATCAGGGGCAGCCCGGATATTTGGATGGATTGCACTTCCGCCAATTGCCTTGGCATATATCCAAGGCATGTATAGTCCATCCCTATAAAGAGGTGCGGTTTCCAGTTCAGGTGCCAATTGATGGCAATTGACCAAGCTGTAATGATTGAAAGAAGAAAGAATAATCCTTTCCTCCATTTCGTAAGTACGGATGAGTCGGATGACTTTCTCTTCTAAACCTGGATACAGAAAAAGCGTATTTTTCAATTCAATGTTGCAAAAAAGCTGATTTTCATCAAGCCAAATAAATAGTTCTTCAAGTGTCGGAATCTTTTCTTTCCCCAATCTACCCTTATAGTTTGAAGACGCATTAAGGGTTTTCAACTCCATCAAGGTCCTGTCTTTTACATATCCCGAGGCATTCGTGGTCCGATCGAGCTTTTCATCGTGAATGATGACCACTTCCCCATCTTTCGAGAGCTGGACATCCGTTTCAATACCGTCCGCCCCGACACGGGCAGCTTCTTTGAACGCCGACATCGTATTTTCCGGATGTGTCCCTGCTGAGCCTCGATGTGCAAAGATTAGGGTCATGAAGAAACGCCGCCTCTCTCAATAATGGTTATATCCGAATGTTATGAACAGAAACAGCAAATTATTTTCATCTAGCTCAATACTCTAATAAAATGCAGCTGATTATTTTCTGCATAGAAGGTTCCTTTCGTCAAATCATTCAATTTTTTTTGCATGCTTTTGATTTGCAAGCAAGTATCCGGAAAAGCCATTTGACCAATCGTAATTTCCCCTTCCCCTTTTGATTCAAGCATATCCATGATTGA
This window contains:
- a CDS encoding DUF2627 domain-containing protein, which translates into the protein MKRLIAFLILFIPGAFAAYGIKIMRDMVFGILQPPYPILWLQFLIGLLITIGGIAFIAGFVLHRDRKQNKVQSRFNKF
- a CDS encoding glycerophosphodiester phosphodiesterase, translating into MTLIFAHRGSAGTHPENTMSAFKEAARVGADGIETDVQLSKDGEVVIIHDEKLDRTTNASGYVKDRTLMELKTLNASSNYKGRLGKEKIPTLEELFIWLDENQLFCNIELKNTLFLYPGLEEKVIRLIRTYEMEERIILSSFNHYSLVNCHQLAPELETAPLYRDGLYMPWIYAKAIGGSAIHPNIRAAPDALIQTSVSMGVPVRPYTINKEAEMKRLFNLGCSGIITDFPEAAVRVREGLKSR